One window of Vanessa atalanta chromosome 9, ilVanAtal1.2, whole genome shotgun sequence genomic DNA carries:
- the LOC125066405 gene encoding probable glutamate receptor, with product MHSECRSDCRATVAPPKCLLRGVLIAFMLLFARGVHLRFRGYELARTAFCVHWLTVETRKYCATGYGYMLSKNDDYCFCITEFEMNEAPFDWLIMAKSIKGLKALSESLNAINVRFDQNIVVAFPDHGWRKKGNLDIYVIQVFKMRLNSTLLVAFLGEWNQKQSMRSVNAPYPVEARNLMGEIFIVGRCNSSKDGSTVSDEEASSTPELLDNVLDFLTQRLNATSLSRYYVKLGYRSYEGAWTGLLGALMEHSVDIALEPVTAVTSRQSDMDFIFPITRTMCNIYIRHQETSAVRDIFLAPFSPQLIACAVCVALVASITMMIISKTCLTARYMSFTDAIIWSMGILCQQGSSWRPSNAAASVVLIVSLLFALVIYNAYAAFITSVLSVRVATVASLADVLQSSNIKIGYVRNGADQMYLMSTKDVQLNAFYIRGYSEAENLVSSTEEGLVRAAIQDYAFFSGQRAARTTIRSLSQARGRCALRELPVLSTRAQVAFPLPSGSPYARPVLISLLQLRSGGILARLEAALVPSMPQCEPSSGFASARAADVKTALFVILTGYVIAILIGIAEYLWENRKDIKRHLRRRWRQIFNSKDHIVNKNSSLQ from the exons ATGCATTCAGAGTGCCGTTCGGATTGCCGCGCTACTGTAGCGCCTCCGAAATGTTTGTTGAGAGGCGTGTTGATAGCTTTTATGCTGTTATTCGCAAGAGGAGTGCATCTGCGCTTCAGAGGTTACGAACTAGCTCGAACGGCATTCTGTGTGCACTGGCTGACCGTTGAGACTCGGAAATACTGCGCCACTGGATACGGATACATGCTGTCTAAGAATGACGattattgtttttgt attACAGAATTTGAAATGAATGAAGCGCCTTTTGATTGGTTGATTATGGCCAAATCAATAAAAGGTCTTAAGGCTTTAAGTGAATCGCTAAACGCAATTAATGTACGATTTGATCAGAATATTGTTGTAGCTTTTCCTGATCATGGGTGGCGAAAGAAAGGAAATCTGG atatttatgttattcaagTTTTTAAAATGCGACTGAATTCAACTCTATTAGTGGCTTTTTTAG GTGAATGGAATCAAAAGCAATCGATGCGTTCTGTCAACGCTCCTTATCCAGTTGAGGCTCGCAACTTGATGGGCGAGATTTTTATCGTTGGTAGATGTAATTCTTCTAAGGACGGCTCAACTGTATCTGACGAAGAGGCTTCTTCAACACCAGAATTATTAGATAACGTTTTGGACTTTCTGACGCAGCGCTTAAATGcaac ATCACTATCTCGATACTACGTTAAACTGGGTTACCGGTCATATGAAGGCGCTTGGACTGGACTTCTCGGGGCCCTGATGGAACACTCAGTGGATATAGCTCTCGAGCCAGTAACTGCTGTAACATCGCGACAATCTGATATGGATTTCATATTTCCCATTACAAGAacaat GTGCAACATATATATTCGTCACCAAGAAACGTCTGCTGTACGGGATATTTTCTTAGCTCCATTCAGCCCTCAATTAATAGCCTGTGCCGTTTGTGTGGCTTTGGTAGCTTCCATAACAATGATGATAATAAGCAAAACATGTCTTACGGCTAGATATATGAGCTTTACTGATGCTATTATTTGGTCCATGGGTATTCTCTGTCAGCAAG GTAGTTCTTGGAGACCAAGTAATGCAGCGGCGAGTGTTGTATTAATAGTCAGTTTATTATTCGCATTGGTGATATATAATGCATACGCTGCATTTATAACGTCTGTGCTCTCGGTTCGCGTCGCTACTGTAGCGTCGTTAGCAGACGTACTGCAGTCATCTAACATAAAAATCGGATACGTGAGAAATGGAGCCGACCAAATGTATTTAATG tcAACAAAAGATGTACAGCTTAACGCATTCTATATCCGTGGTTATTCTGAAGCCGAGAACTTAGTGTCGTCAACCGAGGAAGGATTAGTTCGCGCTGCGATTCAAGATTATGCATTTTTTTCAGGCCAGCGAGCGGCTCGAACTACTATTcg GTCTTTGAGCCAAGCGCGTGGTCGTTGTGCGCTACGTGAGTTGCCAGTGTTGTCGACGCGTGCGCAGGTGGCTTTTCCTCTTCCTAGTGGCTCGCCATATGCAAGACCTGTGCTTATTAG TTTACTACAGTTACGAAGCGGAGGTATTTTAGCACGGCTCGAGGCAGCTTTGGTTCCGAGTATGCCCCAGTGTGAACCATCTTCAGGTTTCGCTTCCGCCCGCGCTGCTGACGTTAAGACAGCACTCTTTGTCATCCTTACAGGATACGTTATTGCGATTCTTATAG GTATCGCTGAATATTTGTGGGAAAATCGAAAGGATATAAAACGACACTTGAGGCGACGCTGGCGACAGATTTTCAATTCTAAAGATCACATTGTCAACAAAAATTCATCTCTTCAATAG